In the Candidatus Eremiobacteraceae bacterium genome, one interval contains:
- a CDS encoding quinone oxidoreductase: MNAIVINAYGGPEALTHKDMPIPTPGPDEALVRMTAIGVNFIDIYQRMGLYPGTLPFIAGNEGAGRVEAIAPGTSGASVGDRVAFWNVRGAYAGYVVAPVDKLVKVPNDIDDQTAAAVLLQGMTAHYLTRSTYALRKGDAALVHAAAGGVGLLLTQMAHRIGARVFGTVSTDEKAALAREAGADEVILYTRQDFETEVKRLTSNAGVHVVYDSVGKTTFEKGLDCLRPRGMMVSYGQSSGKAPAIEPLRLVKGSLFLTRPTLVDYVATPEELRTRADDVFGMIERGELHVRIGHVYKLADAAQAHRDLEARKTTGKLILVP, encoded by the coding sequence ATGAACGCCATCGTCATCAACGCGTACGGCGGTCCAGAAGCGCTCACGCACAAGGACATGCCGATCCCGACGCCGGGGCCGGACGAGGCGCTCGTGCGCATGACCGCGATCGGCGTCAACTTCATCGACATCTATCAGCGCATGGGCCTGTACCCCGGGACGCTGCCCTTCATCGCGGGCAACGAGGGTGCAGGACGGGTCGAAGCGATCGCACCGGGCACGTCCGGCGCGAGCGTCGGCGACCGCGTGGCGTTTTGGAACGTGCGCGGTGCGTACGCCGGTTACGTGGTCGCGCCGGTCGACAAACTCGTCAAGGTTCCGAATGATATCGACGATCAGACCGCAGCGGCGGTCCTGCTGCAAGGCATGACGGCGCACTACCTCACTCGTTCCACCTATGCGCTTCGAAAAGGCGACGCGGCGCTGGTGCACGCGGCGGCGGGAGGCGTCGGGCTGCTGCTCACGCAGATGGCCCACCGCATCGGGGCGCGCGTTTTCGGCACCGTCTCGACCGACGAGAAGGCCGCGCTCGCGCGCGAAGCCGGCGCGGACGAGGTCATCCTCTACACGCGCCAGGATTTCGAGACCGAGGTCAAACGCTTGACCTCCAACGCCGGCGTGCACGTCGTCTACGACTCGGTCGGGAAGACGACGTTCGAGAAAGGGTTAGACTGCCTGCGCCCGCGCGGGATGATGGTCAGTTATGGTCAGTCCAGCGGCAAAGCGCCGGCGATCGAGCCGCTGCGCTTGGTCAAGGGCTCGCTATTCTTGACCCGCCCGACGTTGGTCGATTATGTCGCGACGCCCGAGGAGCTGCGCACGCGAGCTGACGACGTGTTCGGCATGATCGAGCGCGGCGAACTGCACGTGCGCATCGGCCATGTCTACAAACTCGCGGACGCGGCGCAGGCGCACCGCGACCTCGAAGCACGCAAGACGACCGGCAAACTGATCCTCGTCCCCTAA
- a CDS encoding ABC transporter ATP-binding protein, translated as MTTEHTPMISVHALSKRYGRTLAVDDVSFSINRGSIFGLLGTNGAGKTTTFKCVLGLAFPDAGEVRFDGERLRPELFERMSYVPETSALYGWMTGREHLEMTKRSFRRYDAARAQMLLDLFAFDVKKKAKQLSKGQQSALALTMAFSIRPDILVLDEPSSGLDPVHQRHVLDLMIDAAAGGATILFSSHQIGQVERAADHVAIMHKGKVLLAGDVEELRAGEKVVEATFDGDAPAIAALDGDPHVRRVMRQGRVLRAYIRDGGNGVANLIDAAKPASLRVLNQNLEDIFLAAVGDDSGAAMATLNREN; from the coding sequence ATGACAACCGAACATACCCCGATGATCTCCGTCCACGCGCTGAGCAAGCGCTATGGCCGGACGCTGGCCGTCGACGACGTGTCGTTTTCGATCAACCGGGGATCCATCTTCGGGTTGCTCGGCACGAACGGCGCCGGCAAGACGACGACCTTCAAGTGCGTGCTCGGCTTGGCGTTTCCGGACGCCGGCGAGGTGCGCTTCGACGGCGAGCGGCTGCGGCCCGAGCTGTTCGAGCGCATGTCGTACGTGCCCGAGACGAGCGCGTTGTACGGCTGGATGACCGGCCGCGAGCACCTCGAGATGACCAAGCGGTCCTTCCGCCGCTACGATGCGGCGCGCGCACAGATGCTGTTGGATCTGTTCGCCTTCGACGTGAAGAAGAAGGCAAAGCAGCTTTCCAAGGGCCAGCAGAGCGCGCTCGCGCTGACGATGGCATTCTCGATCCGGCCCGACATCCTGGTGCTCGACGAGCCGTCGAGCGGCTTGGATCCCGTCCACCAGCGCCACGTGCTCGATCTGATGATCGACGCGGCGGCCGGCGGCGCGACGATCCTGTTCAGCTCGCACCAGATCGGACAGGTCGAGCGCGCCGCGGACCACGTCGCGATCATGCACAAGGGCAAAGTGCTTCTGGCGGGCGACGTCGAGGAGCTGCGCGCCGGTGAAAAGGTCGTCGAAGCGACGTTCGACGGCGACGCCCCGGCGATCGCCGCGCTGGACGGCGATCCGCACGTGCGGCGCGTCATGCGCCAAGGACGCGTGTTGCGAGCATACATCCGCGACGGAGGCAACGGTGTGGCCAATCTGATCGATGCCGCAAAGCCGGCGAGCCTGCGCGTGCTCAATCAGAATCTCGAAGACATCTTCCTTGCGGCCGTCGGCGACGATTCCGGCGCCGCGATGGCCACGCTGAACCGGGAGAACTAG
- a CDS encoding DUF1036 domain-containing protein produces the protein MRKYALFFAAALALTVAAALHPVPAQASFKVCNDYKEHISSAVAYYSAEYDYFISEGWWSLDPGQCKTAMAGDLKVKYVYVYAMNDNNSWEWGGDYKMCVNPDDPFTLYNAQNKCPFVYKSFREVDTGESNTFTYTFK, from the coding sequence ATGAGGAAATACGCGCTGTTCTTCGCGGCCGCGCTGGCATTGACGGTGGCCGCAGCGCTGCACCCGGTGCCCGCGCAAGCGAGCTTCAAGGTCTGCAATGATTATAAGGAGCACATCAGCTCGGCGGTCGCCTACTACTCGGCGGAGTACGACTACTTCATCTCCGAGGGCTGGTGGTCGCTCGATCCCGGCCAGTGCAAGACGGCGATGGCCGGCGATCTCAAAGTGAAGTACGTCTACGTGTACGCGATGAACGACAACAATTCGTGGGAGTGGGGCGGCGACTACAAGATGTGCGTCAACCCCGATGACCCGTTCACGCTCTACAACGCGCAGAACAAATGCCCGTTCGTCTACAAGAGCTTCCGCGAGGTGGACACGGGCGAATCCAACACGTTCACCTACACGTTCAAATGA
- a CDS encoding creatininase family protein, translating to MAIEYHYGSLTWPQVKEAAAARKVAVVPVAVLEDHGRHLPIDTDLLLCNAVCERAVAACADRAVLVPAINHGYTPHHMDFPGPITIGWQTFIAYGVDVCRSLAHHGFTRILIVNGHGSNTPFVDIIARLTVVETGALAAAVNYWNAPGVHEVAEDLRESDKIGGMNHACEFETSIYLALRPDLVDMSKAVRELSHRPTVNYWTDLVGGDGPLAMMEHWSALSESGVMGDPTVASAQKGERLLAAAARGVVELVDEMRARPDAKRVDHH from the coding sequence ATGGCGATTGAATATCACTACGGCTCTTTGACGTGGCCTCAGGTCAAGGAGGCGGCCGCCGCCCGCAAGGTCGCGGTCGTGCCCGTCGCCGTCCTTGAGGACCACGGGCGCCATCTTCCCATCGACACCGATCTGCTGCTGTGCAACGCCGTCTGCGAGCGCGCGGTCGCCGCGTGCGCCGACCGCGCGGTGCTCGTGCCGGCCATCAATCACGGCTACACACCGCATCACATGGACTTCCCGGGACCCATCACGATCGGCTGGCAGACCTTCATCGCCTACGGTGTGGACGTGTGCCGCAGTCTGGCTCATCACGGCTTCACGCGCATCCTCATCGTCAACGGGCACGGGAGCAACACGCCGTTCGTCGACATCATCGCGCGCCTGACGGTGGTAGAGACTGGAGCGCTGGCAGCAGCGGTCAACTACTGGAACGCGCCCGGCGTGCACGAGGTCGCCGAAGACCTGCGCGAATCGGACAAGATCGGCGGCATGAACCACGCCTGCGAGTTCGAGACCTCGATCTATCTCGCGCTGCGGCCCGACCTGGTCGACATGTCCAAAGCGGTGCGCGAGCTCTCGCACCGCCCGACCGTGAATTACTGGACCGATCTCGTGGGGGGCGACGGACCGCTCGCGATGATGGAGCACTGGAGCGCGCTTTCTGAGAGCGGCGTGATGGGCGACCCGACCGTGGCCAGCGCACAAAAAGGAGAGCGTTTGCTGGCCGCGGCTGCACGTGGTGTCGTCGAGCTCGTCGACGAGATGCGCGCGCGCCCGGATGCCAAGCGGGTGGACCATCATTAG
- a CDS encoding GntR family transcriptional regulator, with amino-acid sequence MPAIFTVDPRSGVPIYLQIVEQVKRSVALGVLAPHEQLPTVKQLAADLIVNPNTVARAYRELERDGVIETMAGRGSFIAGTGTVAGAKRAVADVADQAIVQAVREGKSMGLARDEMKVLFERALDRWYPTHASEENAAS; translated from the coding sequence ATGCCAGCAATCTTCACGGTCGACCCGCGCAGCGGAGTGCCGATCTACCTCCAGATCGTGGAGCAGGTCAAGCGCTCCGTTGCGCTCGGTGTGCTCGCACCGCACGAGCAGCTGCCGACCGTCAAACAGCTCGCAGCTGATCTCATCGTCAATCCGAACACCGTCGCCCGCGCCTATCGAGAGCTCGAGCGCGACGGCGTGATCGAAACCATGGCCGGCCGGGGCTCGTTTATCGCCGGCACCGGTACCGTCGCCGGCGCGAAGCGCGCCGTCGCAGACGTCGCCGACCAGGCAATCGTGCAAGCCGTCCGCGAGGGCAAATCGATGGGCCTCGCGCGCGACGAGATGAAAGTTTTGTTCGAGCGAGCGCTCGACCGCTGGTATCCAACTCATGCGTCAGAGGAGAACGCAGCATCATGA
- a CDS encoding peptide ABC transporter substrate-binding protein — protein sequence MARSLTALVIVLAFAGCTKIQTAVAPRAGAGNAWTIPGTLRIASRQEPDNLNPMLGTEVIDKDLSMFWGGYLFNWSDRNELVPELAAEVPTLANGGVSKDGLTITYHLRRGVKWQDGAPFGADDVIFTWTQQLNPDNPVISRLGFDDISRIDKLDGYTIAVRLKRRFSPFVNMFFTMSNNPVAVLPKHLLAKYHDLTRVAFNRQPVGTGPFRVVEFVHGSHITFEANPLYWRGPPKLKRIEWQIVGNDNTILTLLESHGIDFYYRATEGLAPSLRSIPGTRVIIYPFTQFADIGINASHPPLDDVRVRQALAYATDRTELIDKVSHGIDALGDTDQPSFFWAHDDNAMKYPYDPTRAAALLDDAGWKRGADGMRYKEGKPLQLQMTGFTGSSTVSGAQVVIQQQWRALGVDIQIKDWPSNELYATLANGGVEQSGKYDVAYEEWANGIDPDESILVTCTMAPPAGWNIYHFCSKRLDAAEADALTTYDQARRKADYAVVQEEMTRELPFIIIWYVRRMDVINTDFHDYKPAHAVTPFWNTWEWSI from the coding sequence GTGGCGCGATCTTTGACCGCGCTGGTCATCGTCTTGGCGTTCGCAGGCTGCACGAAGATCCAGACGGCGGTGGCACCGCGCGCAGGCGCCGGGAACGCCTGGACGATTCCGGGCACCCTGCGCATCGCCAGCCGGCAAGAGCCCGACAACCTCAATCCGATGCTCGGCACCGAAGTCATCGACAAAGATCTGTCGATGTTCTGGGGCGGCTACCTGTTCAACTGGAGCGATCGCAACGAGCTGGTGCCCGAACTCGCGGCCGAGGTCCCCACGCTCGCCAACGGCGGCGTCTCGAAGGACGGGCTGACGATCACGTATCATCTGCGGCGCGGCGTGAAGTGGCAAGACGGCGCGCCGTTTGGCGCCGACGACGTGATCTTCACTTGGACCCAGCAGCTTAACCCGGACAACCCGGTCATCAGCCGGCTTGGTTTTGACGATATCTCGCGCATCGACAAACTTGACGGCTACACGATCGCCGTGCGGCTCAAGCGCCGCTTCTCGCCGTTCGTCAACATGTTCTTCACGATGAGCAACAACCCGGTCGCGGTGCTGCCCAAGCACCTGCTCGCGAAGTATCACGACTTGACCCGCGTGGCGTTCAACCGGCAGCCGGTGGGCACCGGGCCGTTTCGCGTGGTGGAGTTCGTGCACGGTTCGCACATCACGTTCGAAGCCAACCCGCTGTACTGGCGCGGGCCGCCAAAGCTCAAACGCATCGAGTGGCAGATCGTGGGCAACGACAACACCATCCTCACGCTGCTGGAATCGCACGGCATCGATTTCTACTATCGCGCGACCGAAGGGCTGGCGCCGAGCCTTCGCAGCATTCCCGGCACGCGCGTCATCATCTATCCGTTCACGCAGTTCGCGGACATCGGCATCAACGCGTCGCATCCGCCGCTGGACGACGTGCGCGTCCGCCAAGCCCTCGCCTACGCCACCGACCGGACGGAGCTCATCGACAAGGTCAGCCACGGCATCGACGCGCTGGGCGACACCGATCAGCCGAGTTTTTTCTGGGCGCACGACGACAACGCCATGAAGTATCCGTACGATCCCACACGCGCCGCCGCGCTGCTCGATGACGCGGGCTGGAAGCGTGGCGCCGACGGCATGCGCTACAAAGAGGGAAAACCGCTGCAGCTGCAGATGACCGGGTTCACCGGTTCGTCGACGGTGAGCGGAGCGCAGGTCGTGATCCAGCAGCAATGGCGCGCGCTCGGCGTCGACATCCAGATCAAGGATTGGCCGTCAAATGAGCTCTACGCGACGCTCGCCAACGGCGGCGTCGAGCAGAGCGGGAAGTACGACGTCGCATACGAGGAGTGGGCCAACGGAATCGATCCTGATGAGTCGATATTGGTGACCTGCACGATGGCGCCGCCCGCGGGCTGGAACATCTACCATTTCTGCAGTAAGCGCCTCGACGCCGCGGAGGCCGATGCGCTCACGACGTACGATCAGGCGCGGCGCAAAGCCGACTACGCGGTCGTGCAGGAGGAGATGACGCGCGAATTGCCGTTCATCATCATCTGGTACGTACGGCGCATGGACGTCATCAACACGGACTTCCACGACTACAAGCCGGCGCACGCCGTCACGCCGTTCTGGAACACGTGGGAATGGTCGATCTGA